A part of Jaculus jaculus isolate mJacJac1 chromosome 17, mJacJac1.mat.Y.cur, whole genome shotgun sequence genomic DNA contains:
- the Plscr4 gene encoding phospholipid scramblase 4 isoform X3 → MSGPTGPAVHLPTGIPMGCYSQQHSGAVPLNLPAGGSHPIHYQPGKYPALHQPVPVMWMPGPLPMLNCPAGLEGLAQLDNIHVLQHFEPLELLTHFETNNRYDIKNNLDQMIYTVTEDTDNFTRNSYRSLRPFVLRVTDYLGREVMTMQRPFRYSCCCCCCPSARQECFDHEVVLYFVKGLLCIKLEVQCPPGVTIGFVSEHWNLCRAVYSIQNEKKEDVLRVLGPCATYGCGSDSVFEVKSLDGAFTIGSIIRKWNGLLSTMANADHFEIHFPLDLDVKMKATIFGACFLIDFMYFERSTSQHSHSR, encoded by the exons ATGTCAg GCCCCACTGGACCAGCTGTCCATCTTCCTACAGGCATACCTATGGGGTGCTACAGTCAACAGCATTCAGGTGCAGTTCCCTTGAACCTACCAGCTGGAGGTTCTCATCCTATCCACTATCAGCCTGGCAAGTATCCTGCGCTGCATCAACCTGTTCCAGTAATGTGGATGCCAGGGCCACTTCCCATGCTAAACTGCCCTGCCGGCCTGGAAGGCTTAGCTCAG TTGGACAATATACATGTTCTTCAGCATTTTGAGCCTCTGGAAT tGTTGACACATTTTGAAACTAATAATAGATATGACATCAAAAACAACCTCGACCAGATGATTTACACTGTGACCGAAGACACAGACAACTTCACCAGGAATAGCTATCGCAGTCTGAGACCCTTCGTGCTTCGTGTCACTGACTACCTGGGCCGAGAGGTCATGACCATGCAGAGGCCTTTCCGatactcctgctgctgctgttgctgcccaTCCGCCAGGCAAGAG tgttttgatcatgaagtggtgctgtattttgtcaaaggccttctctgcataaag CTGGAAGTGCAGTGTCCTCCTGGTGTCACCATTGGGTTTGTTTCAGAACACTGGAATCTGTGCAGGGCAGTTTACAGCATccaaaatgagaagaaagaggATGTGTTGAGGGTGCTTGGACCATGTGCAACCTATGGCTGTGGATCAGACTCTGTTTTTGAG GTCAAATCCCTAGATGGGGCTTTCACCATTGGCAGTATAATCAGGAAATGGAATGGCTTATTATCAACAATGGCAAATGCTGACCACTTTGAGATTCACTTCCCTTTGGACCTAGATGTGAAGATGAAAGCCACAATTTTTGGAGCTTGCTTTCtcatt GATTTCATGTATTTTGAAAGATCTACTTCACAGCATTCACACTCCAGATAG
- the Plscr4 gene encoding phospholipid scramblase 4 isoform X2, translated as MSGIVPTTPGHPINAMANQIKSTYTEPEAPPDYISHYLPGPTGPAVHLPTGIPMGCYSQQHSGAVPLNLPAGGSHPIHYQPGKYPALHQPVPVMWMPGPLPMLNCPAGLEGLAQLDNIHVLQHFEPLELLTHFETNNRYDIKNNLDQMIYTVTEDTDNFTRNSYRSLRPFVLRVTDYLGREVMTMQRPFRYSCCCCCCPSARQELEVQCPPGVTIGFVSEHWNLCRAVYSIQNEKKEDVLRVLGPCATYGCGSDSVFEVKSLDGAFTIGSIIRKWNGLLSTMANADHFEIHFPLDLDVKMKATIFGACFLIDFMYFERSTSQHSHSR; from the exons ATGTCAg GTATAGTCCCCACAACACCTGGGCACCCTATAAATGCAATGGCAAATCAAATAAAATCTACATACACAGAGCCTGAAGCCCCTCCTGACTACATTTCTCATTACCTACCAG GCCCCACTGGACCAGCTGTCCATCTTCCTACAGGCATACCTATGGGGTGCTACAGTCAACAGCATTCAGGTGCAGTTCCCTTGAACCTACCAGCTGGAGGTTCTCATCCTATCCACTATCAGCCTGGCAAGTATCCTGCGCTGCATCAACCTGTTCCAGTAATGTGGATGCCAGGGCCACTTCCCATGCTAAACTGCCCTGCCGGCCTGGAAGGCTTAGCTCAG TTGGACAATATACATGTTCTTCAGCATTTTGAGCCTCTGGAAT tGTTGACACATTTTGAAACTAATAATAGATATGACATCAAAAACAACCTCGACCAGATGATTTACACTGTGACCGAAGACACAGACAACTTCACCAGGAATAGCTATCGCAGTCTGAGACCCTTCGTGCTTCGTGTCACTGACTACCTGGGCCGAGAGGTCATGACCATGCAGAGGCCTTTCCGatactcctgctgctgctgttgctgcccaTCCGCCAGGCAAGAG CTGGAAGTGCAGTGTCCTCCTGGTGTCACCATTGGGTTTGTTTCAGAACACTGGAATCTGTGCAGGGCAGTTTACAGCATccaaaatgagaagaaagaggATGTGTTGAGGGTGCTTGGACCATGTGCAACCTATGGCTGTGGATCAGACTCTGTTTTTGAG GTCAAATCCCTAGATGGGGCTTTCACCATTGGCAGTATAATCAGGAAATGGAATGGCTTATTATCAACAATGGCAAATGCTGACCACTTTGAGATTCACTTCCCTTTGGACCTAGATGTGAAGATGAAAGCCACAATTTTTGGAGCTTGCTTTCtcatt GATTTCATGTATTTTGAAAGATCTACTTCACAGCATTCACACTCCAGATAG
- the Plscr4 gene encoding phospholipid scramblase 4 isoform X4: MGCYSQQHSGAVPLNLPAGGSHPIHYQPGKYPALHQPVPVMWMPGPLPMLNCPAGLEGLAQLDNIHVLQHFEPLELLTHFETNNRYDIKNNLDQMIYTVTEDTDNFTRNSYRSLRPFVLRVTDYLGREVMTMQRPFRYSCCCCCCPSARQECFDHEVVLYFVKGLLCIKLEVQCPPGVTIGFVSEHWNLCRAVYSIQNEKKEDVLRVLGPCATYGCGSDSVFEVKSLDGAFTIGSIIRKWNGLLSTMANADHFEIHFPLDLDVKMKATIFGACFLIDFMYFERSTSQHSHSR, translated from the exons ATGGGGTGCTACAGTCAACAGCATTCAGGTGCAGTTCCCTTGAACCTACCAGCTGGAGGTTCTCATCCTATCCACTATCAGCCTGGCAAGTATCCTGCGCTGCATCAACCTGTTCCAGTAATGTGGATGCCAGGGCCACTTCCCATGCTAAACTGCCCTGCCGGCCTGGAAGGCTTAGCTCAG TTGGACAATATACATGTTCTTCAGCATTTTGAGCCTCTGGAAT tGTTGACACATTTTGAAACTAATAATAGATATGACATCAAAAACAACCTCGACCAGATGATTTACACTGTGACCGAAGACACAGACAACTTCACCAGGAATAGCTATCGCAGTCTGAGACCCTTCGTGCTTCGTGTCACTGACTACCTGGGCCGAGAGGTCATGACCATGCAGAGGCCTTTCCGatactcctgctgctgctgttgctgcccaTCCGCCAGGCAAGAG tgttttgatcatgaagtggtgctgtattttgtcaaaggccttctctgcataaag CTGGAAGTGCAGTGTCCTCCTGGTGTCACCATTGGGTTTGTTTCAGAACACTGGAATCTGTGCAGGGCAGTTTACAGCATccaaaatgagaagaaagaggATGTGTTGAGGGTGCTTGGACCATGTGCAACCTATGGCTGTGGATCAGACTCTGTTTTTGAG GTCAAATCCCTAGATGGGGCTTTCACCATTGGCAGTATAATCAGGAAATGGAATGGCTTATTATCAACAATGGCAAATGCTGACCACTTTGAGATTCACTTCCCTTTGGACCTAGATGTGAAGATGAAAGCCACAATTTTTGGAGCTTGCTTTCtcatt GATTTCATGTATTTTGAAAGATCTACTTCACAGCATTCACACTCCAGATAG
- the Plscr4 gene encoding phospholipid scramblase 4 isoform X1 — MSGIVPTTPGHPINAMANQIKSTYTEPEAPPDYISHYLPGPTGPAVHLPTGIPMGCYSQQHSGAVPLNLPAGGSHPIHYQPGKYPALHQPVPVMWMPGPLPMLNCPAGLEGLAQLDNIHVLQHFEPLELLTHFETNNRYDIKNNLDQMIYTVTEDTDNFTRNSYRSLRPFVLRVTDYLGREVMTMQRPFRYSCCCCCCPSARQECFDHEVVLYFVKGLLCIKLEVQCPPGVTIGFVSEHWNLCRAVYSIQNEKKEDVLRVLGPCATYGCGSDSVFEVKSLDGAFTIGSIIRKWNGLLSTMANADHFEIHFPLDLDVKMKATIFGACFLIDFMYFERSTSQHSHSR; from the exons ATGTCAg GTATAGTCCCCACAACACCTGGGCACCCTATAAATGCAATGGCAAATCAAATAAAATCTACATACACAGAGCCTGAAGCCCCTCCTGACTACATTTCTCATTACCTACCAG GCCCCACTGGACCAGCTGTCCATCTTCCTACAGGCATACCTATGGGGTGCTACAGTCAACAGCATTCAGGTGCAGTTCCCTTGAACCTACCAGCTGGAGGTTCTCATCCTATCCACTATCAGCCTGGCAAGTATCCTGCGCTGCATCAACCTGTTCCAGTAATGTGGATGCCAGGGCCACTTCCCATGCTAAACTGCCCTGCCGGCCTGGAAGGCTTAGCTCAG TTGGACAATATACATGTTCTTCAGCATTTTGAGCCTCTGGAAT tGTTGACACATTTTGAAACTAATAATAGATATGACATCAAAAACAACCTCGACCAGATGATTTACACTGTGACCGAAGACACAGACAACTTCACCAGGAATAGCTATCGCAGTCTGAGACCCTTCGTGCTTCGTGTCACTGACTACCTGGGCCGAGAGGTCATGACCATGCAGAGGCCTTTCCGatactcctgctgctgctgttgctgcccaTCCGCCAGGCAAGAG tgttttgatcatgaagtggtgctgtattttgtcaaaggccttctctgcataaag CTGGAAGTGCAGTGTCCTCCTGGTGTCACCATTGGGTTTGTTTCAGAACACTGGAATCTGTGCAGGGCAGTTTACAGCATccaaaatgagaagaaagaggATGTGTTGAGGGTGCTTGGACCATGTGCAACCTATGGCTGTGGATCAGACTCTGTTTTTGAG GTCAAATCCCTAGATGGGGCTTTCACCATTGGCAGTATAATCAGGAAATGGAATGGCTTATTATCAACAATGGCAAATGCTGACCACTTTGAGATTCACTTCCCTTTGGACCTAGATGTGAAGATGAAAGCCACAATTTTTGGAGCTTGCTTTCtcatt GATTTCATGTATTTTGAAAGATCTACTTCACAGCATTCACACTCCAGATAG
- the LOC101618134 gene encoding lymphotoxin-alpha-like, which translates to MTPPGHLYLLRVHGTPLFFLGLLLALPPGKEGLPGLRLSPSAAQRIHQHPQKHFAHGTLKPAAHLVGDPSIPKSLSWRVNTDRAFLRHGFSLNNNSLLVPTSGLYFVYSQVVFSGEGCSPAPVFLAHEVQLFSSQYPSHVPLLSTQKSVCPGLHGLWVRSMYQGAVFLLSKGDQLSTHTECVFHLHFSPSCVFFGAFAL; encoded by the exons ATGACCCCACCGGgacatctctacctcctgagggtGCATGGCACCCCCCTTTTCTTCCTGGGGTTGCTGCTGGCCCTGCCTCCAGGGAAAGAGGGACTCCCTGGCCTTCGCCTGTCACCCTCAGCTGCCCAGAGGATCCATCAACATCCACAGAAGCATTTTGCCCATGGCACCCTCAAGCCTGCTGCTCACCTTGTTG GAGACCCCAGCATACCAAAATCACTGAGCTGGAGAGTGAACACAGATCGTGCCTTCCTTCGCCATGGCTTCTCTTTGAACAACAATTCCCTCCTGGTCCCAACCAGTGGCCTTTACTTTGTCTACTCCCAGGTGGTCTTCTCTGGCGAAGGTTGCTCCCCTGCCCCTGTGTTCCTGGCCCACGAGGTCCAGCTCTTCTCCTCCCAGTATCCCTCCCATGTGCCTCTCCTCAGCACCCAGAAGTCAGTGTGCCCGGGGCTACATGGACTGTGGGTGCGCTCGATGTACCAGGGGGCTGTGTTTCTGCTCAGCAAGGGAGACCAGCTGTCCACTCACACGGAATGTGTCTTCCATCTACACTTTAGCCCCAGTTGTGTATTCTTCGGAGCTTTTGCTCTGTAG